A single window of Nicoliella spurrieriana DNA harbors:
- a CDS encoding threonine/serine exporter family protein translates to MVIGVEFLFGFLSTWGFGVITNVPRRTLIASGIVGALAWLVYIFADGWGANVIVANLLPGITVGLFANVESMLIKTPVNLIFVPAVISLVPGALFYKSMEQLTLGLNMLAMHGLLKTLLIAFSLGIGFIIGEVCFRILKPLIRRLIHFRFNYKK, encoded by the coding sequence ATGGTAATTGGTGTTGAATTTTTGTTTGGATTCTTGTCAACGTGGGGCTTCGGGGTCATTACAAACGTCCCCCGCAGGACATTGATTGCTTCTGGGATCGTTGGAGCACTGGCGTGGTTGGTGTATATCTTTGCAGACGGATGGGGAGCCAACGTGATCGTTGCTAACCTTCTTCCTGGAATCACAGTCGGGTTATTTGCAAACGTTGAATCGATGCTAATTAAGACCCCCGTTAACCTTATTTTTGTGCCAGCCGTGATTTCGTTAGTACCAGGTGCATTATTTTATAAAAGCATGGAACAGTTAACCCTTGGATTGAATATGCTTGCAATGCATGGGTTGTTAAAAACATTGCTGATTGCTTTTTCATTGGGAATCGGGTTTATTATTGGCGAAGTTTGTTTTAGGATTTTAAAGCCATTGATTAGAAGGTTGATTCATTTTAGATTTAATTATAAAAAATAA
- a CDS encoding CAP domain-containing protein, protein MDKNKQYFKMGLGTLMVGTALITGGICATDSPTVYGATQSKVITTKTVVNLKKQLKQKQAKLAKATTKATKVKLRKQISTLKKRIQAASKVKTTTSKTTKAKKQQKPVAQSQASSQASSTVASASVQATSSAQASASVESSASSQATPQQPDYGFQFVNSDSISPQATFTPDNPDNLKVGDGAILLSDNNLAIYNSLPSSDQPDASTAISNPKVYNGTLMLIDDIETNQAGITYAKVTSVADPNNKTVVGWVIMSQLRVAISDAQDLMRAPQNTDASSIDDVKSGALAALNAIRAKNGLSTLSEDSLLTTIAKTRSQDIVTDFSHDDAQGNSIAEKYLTAAGIYGGAAEYDRYGENLSADLNTRDFSYYMIGYQSVYSMTYADASDSNWGHRENILNPNFTNIGIGVTYDSNKNCFYIAYEFTGVN, encoded by the coding sequence ATGGATAAGAATAAACAGTATTTTAAGATGGGACTTGGGACCTTAATGGTCGGAACCGCTTTAATAACCGGTGGCATTTGTGCAACTGATTCCCCCACCGTTTATGGAGCCACCCAAAGTAAGGTCATTACGACCAAAACGGTTGTGAATTTAAAAAAGCAGCTTAAACAAAAGCAAGCGAAACTGGCTAAGGCCACTACAAAGGCGACTAAAGTCAAGTTACGTAAACAAATTAGCACTTTAAAAAAGCGGATTCAAGCAGCTAGTAAGGTTAAAACAACCACCAGTAAAACGACAAAGGCCAAGAAGCAGCAGAAACCAGTTGCCCAAAGTCAAGCGAGTTCACAAGCCAGCTCAACCGTAGCTAGTGCAAGTGTCCAAGCGACTTCAAGTGCGCAAGCTAGCGCTAGTGTTGAATCTAGTGCCTCATCGCAAGCGACCCCTCAGCAACCTGATTATGGATTTCAGTTTGTTAATAGTGATTCAATTAGCCCCCAAGCAACGTTCACTCCTGATAATCCAGACAACTTAAAAGTGGGTGATGGAGCAATTCTGTTAAGCGATAATAACTTAGCGATTTATAATTCATTACCAAGTAGTGATCAACCAGATGCAAGTACCGCCATTAGTAATCCCAAGGTTTATAACGGGACATTAATGTTAATTGATGACATTGAAACTAATCAGGCCGGAATTACGTATGCTAAGGTCACTAGTGTGGCTGATCCCAATAATAAAACGGTTGTCGGCTGGGTGATTATGAGTCAACTAAGGGTGGCAATTTCAGATGCCCAGGATTTAATGCGTGCACCTCAGAATACAGATGCAAGCAGCATTGATGATGTTAAGAGTGGGGCCCTTGCTGCATTAAATGCAATTCGTGCTAAAAATGGCCTCTCTACATTGAGTGAGGATTCTTTGTTAACCACAATTGCAAAAACTAGATCCCAGGACATCGTTACGGACTTTAGCCACGATGATGCCCAGGGCAATTCAATTGCAGAGAAATATTTAACTGCTGCCGGGATCTATGGTGGGGCTGCCGAGTATGATCGTTATGGTGAAAACCTAAGTGCAGATTTAAACACTAGGGACTTTTCTTACTATATGATTGGATACCAATCTGTTTATTCGATGACGTATGCTGATGCTAGTGATTCCAATTGGGGGCACCGGGAAAATATTTTAAACCCTAATTTCACTAATATTGGAATTGGTGTTACCTATGATTCAAATAAAAATTGTTTTTACATTGCATATGAATTTACCGGCGTGAACTAA
- a CDS encoding peptide ABC transporter substrate-binding protein gives MKKQLLETGAATLLVALGLAGCGSSSSQSSNGGDTAKNQTINWMQSANLITLDPSKCIDVNSATALGNVDQGLLKDPDGKGVVPAVAKSYSVSKDGKTYTFKLRHSKWSNGDPVTARDFVYGFQRTVNPKTASQDAYLYDHVENYAAIQSKKMAPTKLGVSAPNNYTLVVKLSKPQSYFKYLVTAPAFLPQNEKVVNKYGKKYGTNSASQVYNGPFKATGWTGTNDTWSLVKNDKYWDKSSVKLQRVNMHVVKDDQTGLNEFQTGKLDELSLNGKQQVEHFKNDPGYRENKTVYSNFIELNQDKVPAFKNLKIRKALSMAVNREQFVKDVLGDGSTPTKGFVGNDLAYHNGKDFADVAYVKSATEYNLAEAKKLWKAGMKELGLKSLNLTLTYDDTDSAKSTTEFLQSNFQKLPGLKVTNVNLPRQQRIARLFSGKFDMCVSGWDPSFPDPVAALSIKKSDSSLNFSKWKNSKFDAYLDKSENQDANNPDKRWNDLVQAEKVYANDQGNIPFYQNTAPVVMKTNIKGLSYNPSASTAWDFSKAYVK, from the coding sequence ATGAAAAAACAACTATTAGAAACAGGAGCAGCCACCCTACTAGTGGCCCTTGGGTTAGCCGGTTGTGGCTCATCCTCAAGTCAATCTTCAAATGGTGGTGATACCGCCAAAAATCAAACGATCAACTGGATGCAAAGCGCCAACTTAATCACGTTAGACCCATCCAAATGTATCGATGTTAATAGCGCAACCGCCCTTGGAAACGTCGACCAGGGATTGCTAAAGGATCCTGATGGGAAGGGCGTTGTCCCAGCGGTCGCAAAAAGCTACAGCGTTTCTAAGGATGGAAAGACCTATACATTTAAGTTACGCCACTCCAAGTGGAGCAATGGTGATCCGGTTACTGCCAGGGACTTTGTTTATGGATTCCAAAGAACCGTTAATCCTAAAACTGCTTCCCAAGATGCATATCTTTATGATCACGTTGAAAACTATGCAGCCATCCAAAGTAAGAAGATGGCACCTACTAAATTAGGGGTATCAGCACCAAACAACTATACATTAGTGGTTAAGCTATCCAAACCACAAAGCTACTTTAAATACTTAGTTACAGCCCCTGCTTTCTTGCCACAAAACGAAAAAGTTGTTAATAAATATGGAAAGAAATATGGGACCAACAGTGCTAGTCAAGTATACAACGGACCATTCAAAGCCACTGGCTGGACTGGCACCAACGATACTTGGAGCCTAGTTAAAAATGATAAATACTGGGATAAATCATCAGTTAAATTACAACGGGTTAATATGCACGTTGTTAAGGATGACCAAACCGGATTGAATGAATTCCAGACTGGGAAGTTAGACGAACTTAGTTTAAATGGTAAGCAACAAGTGGAACACTTCAAGAACGACCCTGGCTACCGTGAAAACAAGACCGTTTACTCAAACTTTATCGAATTAAATCAAGATAAGGTCCCAGCATTTAAGAACCTTAAGATTAGAAAGGCACTATCAATGGCCGTTAATCGTGAACAATTCGTTAAGGATGTCTTAGGCGATGGATCAACTCCTACTAAGGGCTTTGTTGGTAATGACCTTGCGTACCACAATGGTAAGGACTTCGCTGATGTTGCATACGTTAAATCAGCTACTGAATACAACTTAGCAGAAGCTAAGAAGTTGTGGAAAGCGGGCATGAAAGAACTGGGCTTGAAGTCATTGAACCTAACCTTAACGTACGATGATACCGATAGTGCTAAGTCGACCACTGAATTCTTACAAAGTAACTTCCAGAAATTACCAGGCTTAAAGGTAACTAACGTTAACTTACCACGTCAACAAAGAATTGCTCGACTCTTCTCCGGTAAGTTCGATATGTGTGTTTCCGGTTGGGATCCTAGCTTCCCTGATCCAGTTGCTGCCCTTAGTATCAAGAAATCAGATAGTTCATTGAACTTTAGTAAATGGAAGAACAGCAAGTTCGATGCTTACCTTGATAAATCAGAAAACCAAGACGCTAACAACCCAGACAAACGTTGGAACGACCTGGTTCAAGCTGAAAAGGTATATGCAAACGACCAAGGAAACATCCCATTCTACCAAAATACTGCTCCGGTAGTAATGAAGACTAACATCAAGGGATTAAGTTACAACCCTTCAGCTAGCACCGCTTGGGACTTTTCAAAGGCCTACGTTAAATAA
- a CDS encoding MFS transporter: MPADQNNWNEKTWLHRFAILAVSLVITTGTAISPALPAMQKAFSNYPATLVNMVATIQQIPAFIVLLMSAPLARKFGLKQMIGLGILLMGISGILPAFVPNLWFILGTRIIFGIGIGLINSLAITIVNIFYSGNDKAQMMGNRTSFETIGLCIVNILVGQLLNLSWQVSFLAYFFILIILVLFWRVVPTIKWDNPVDKNGKQQAEKVNFPVIMAGVFCAIMTMGLATVSVMTPAIVVDGKLGSATDASFVITVFTLVSMAMGFLFGQFFKLFHRFVLPIGLLFFTVGLLIMNFSQSLVMLLIGEIIVGGAFPLAGTYIFDIIDKLAPKNSNALANSVLLVGCNVGTAISPIVMGFLNPISPFSGAQPGIGLFGALIGIMMVIIFIVQLFKRAPKK; this comes from the coding sequence ATGCCAGCTGATCAAAATAATTGGAATGAAAAAACATGGCTCCATCGATTTGCTATTCTAGCGGTTTCACTAGTCATTACTACTGGAACTGCAATTTCACCCGCATTACCCGCAATGCAAAAAGCATTTTCTAACTACCCTGCTACCCTTGTGAATATGGTAGCAACAATTCAACAAATTCCCGCCTTCATTGTCCTATTGATGTCGGCTCCACTAGCCAGAAAATTTGGATTGAAGCAAATGATCGGTCTCGGAATTTTATTAATGGGAATTTCCGGAATTCTACCAGCATTTGTCCCTAACCTATGGTTCATTCTAGGGACTAGAATTATTTTTGGAATTGGAATTGGTTTAATTAACTCACTTGCAATTACCATCGTTAATATTTTCTATAGTGGTAATGATAAGGCTCAAATGATGGGAAACCGGACTTCATTCGAAACCATTGGTCTGTGTATCGTTAACATCTTAGTCGGTCAACTCCTAAACCTCAGTTGGCAGGTATCGTTTCTTGCCTACTTCTTTATCCTGATAATTCTAGTATTATTCTGGAGGGTCGTTCCCACCATCAAATGGGATAATCCAGTGGATAAAAACGGTAAGCAACAAGCTGAAAAGGTTAACTTTCCTGTCATCATGGCTGGAGTCTTCTGTGCAATTATGACCATGGGGCTTGCAACCGTAAGTGTTATGACTCCCGCCATCGTTGTTGACGGCAAGCTAGGGAGTGCTACCGATGCGAGTTTTGTAATTACAGTATTCACGTTGGTCAGCATGGCAATGGGCTTTTTATTCGGTCAATTCTTTAAGCTCTTCCATCGATTTGTATTGCCAATTGGGTTATTGTTCTTTACAGTAGGCCTGTTAATCATGAACTTCTCCCAAAGCCTGGTGATGTTATTAATTGGTGAAATTATTGTTGGTGGCGCTTTTCCACTTGCCGGTACCTACATTTTCGATATCATTGATAAACTTGCTCCTAAGAACTCAAATGCACTAGCTAATTCAGTATTACTAGTGGGCTGTAACGTTGGAACGGCCATTTCACCAATTGTAATGGGCTTCTTAAATCCGATTTCACCATTTTCGGGTGCCCAACCTGGAATTGGATTGTTTGGTGCCTTGATCGGGATTATGATGGTCATTATCTTTATCGTTCAATTATTCAAAAGGGCTCCTAAAAAATAG
- a CDS encoding acid phosphatase encodes MRKRILSSSVLIGLTLLGISSSINVKAAKTSNKATLAIDSDHKSDAGRYFIQDYQTNTSTNTTPETNASIDLLSQMNQLWQPGSDWNDGKRLNTKILDENIGLADKIAKDRTKAEADQSWLDDKNDMDYSVQEGLGNLTDYFRKVANITGGYKQVPTDAETKDYDTNWSKPEVTGDTSSKLGSVVKLADTLKDGNYSSSSSAKKYFKYPRPFRWDGTTVTNAQDNGVIIPTLKLSAKADPVNDYGFPSGHTNSSYLTAFALAYAYPQKFQSLLTRASEVGNNRIVAGRHSPLDVIGGRVLGTALAAAILNDPANAQLKADAFKQAQSVLKDSKGDSNSYGMDNSKKNSTQYNYRLTYGFSKIANSKHSYVVPKGAEVLLATRLPYLNANQRRAVLATTELPTGYPILDDGEGWGRLNLYNAANGYGQLVANTRVNMDAAKGGFNANDTWSNDISGVGKLTKLGTGSLQLTGRNTFKGGVDLNAGALIAGNASALGSGNVTINGGTLKLASKRIIVKGSYKQTKNATTTLAKQGRLIVKQGATLGGTLKLNGGEFKNGQKIISYGHHTGQFSKVTGLSHGLHIVYNNHDISIAKK; translated from the coding sequence ATGCGAAAACGAATCCTAAGTTCCAGCGTATTAATTGGTTTAACCCTGTTAGGAATCAGTAGTTCCATTAATGTGAAAGCTGCTAAGACTAGTAATAAAGCAACGTTAGCAATTGATTCTGATCATAAGTCAGATGCCGGTCGTTACTTTATTCAAGACTATCAAACTAACACTAGCACCAATACGACTCCTGAAACGAATGCTTCAATTGATTTATTATCACAAATGAATCAATTATGGCAGCCCGGTTCCGATTGGAACGATGGAAAGCGTTTGAATACTAAAATTTTAGATGAAAATATCGGGTTGGCTGATAAAATTGCTAAGGATCGGACAAAGGCAGAAGCAGATCAATCATGGTTAGATGATAAAAACGACATGGATTATTCAGTACAGGAGGGGCTCGGTAATTTAACTGATTACTTTAGAAAAGTAGCTAATATTACCGGTGGTTATAAACAAGTGCCAACTGATGCTGAGACAAAGGATTATGATACTAATTGGAGTAAGCCGGAGGTAACCGGTGACACTAGTTCTAAATTAGGGAGCGTTGTTAAATTAGCCGATACATTAAAGGATGGTAACTATTCATCCAGTAGTAGTGCCAAGAAGTATTTCAAGTATCCCCGACCGTTTAGATGGGATGGAACCACTGTTACCAATGCACAGGACAATGGGGTTATTATTCCAACCCTAAAGTTATCTGCTAAAGCGGATCCAGTTAATGACTATGGATTTCCCAGTGGTCACACTAATAGTTCATACTTAACCGCATTTGCCCTTGCATATGCATACCCCCAAAAGTTTCAATCATTACTAACCCGGGCATCCGAAGTGGGCAATAACCGAATCGTGGCTGGTCGGCATTCACCACTAGACGTTATTGGTGGGCGGGTGCTTGGGACCGCCCTAGCAGCAGCCATTTTAAATGATCCTGCTAATGCTCAATTGAAGGCTGATGCTTTTAAACAGGCCCAAAGTGTTTTGAAGGATTCTAAGGGGGACAGTAATAGCTATGGAATGGATAATTCAAAGAAGAATTCCACCCAATACAACTATCGATTAACCTATGGATTTTCAAAGATTGCTAATTCAAAGCATTCCTATGTAGTGCCCAAGGGAGCCGAAGTGCTATTAGCCACTCGGTTACCATACTTAAATGCAAACCAAAGAAGAGCGGTCCTAGCAACGACCGAGCTGCCTACTGGGTACCCAATCTTGGATGATGGTGAAGGCTGGGGCCGGTTAAATCTATATAATGCTGCTAATGGTTATGGACAATTAGTAGCAAACACCCGCGTGAACATGGATGCAGCTAAGGGTGGCTTTAATGCTAATGATACCTGGAGCAACGACATTAGTGGAGTTGGAAAATTAACCAAGTTAGGAACCGGTTCACTACAATTAACTGGTCGAAATACTTTCAAGGGTGGCGTTGATTTAAACGCAGGTGCACTAATTGCTGGAAATGCGTCAGCATTGGGTTCTGGCAACGTAACAATTAATGGTGGAACACTTAAGCTAGCATCTAAACGGATAATTGTTAAGGGTAGCTATAAACAAACTAAGAATGCAACTACTACGCTTGCCAAACAGGGCCGCTTGATCGTGAAGCAGGGAGCTACCCTGGGCGGAACCCTTAAATTGAACGGTGGCGAATTTAAGAATGGCCAGAAAATCATTAGCTACGGTCATCATACTGGACAATTTAGTAAGGTTACTGGCCTGAGCCATGGGCTCCACATTGTTTATAATAATCATGATATAAGCATTGCTAAAAAATAA
- a CDS encoding metal-dependent hydrolase family protein, whose translation MSKTLFVNVNLFNGKDNKVTADSWMLVDEETGKFVDMGTGQKHPNADTTMDLHQQYVMPGLVNCHTHVTLDSNAFDGAPQADQTETAVRAVENLKTLLKSGVTYVRECGSTYGLDTTLARMQREGKLKKVPEVMAAGRAMTMTGGHGDYPDGGKTVDSPDEMRKAVRENFKNGAQSTKVMATGGVMSPGDYMDEPQLTVEELRVAVEETHHKHAVVAAHAEGNPGIMNALLAGVDSIEHGFYVNDEEVEMMLKHHTYLTPTIVSAWCIAEYGQNTLPKWELDKLNNALSDLYHNVHNAYAKGVHVTLGTDAGTPYNDFAKTPKEFELLVEKEGFSNFDALSTSRHSAELMQLDDYGTLEPGKYADFLVLDHDPLADVKAVQQLDKNVYKHGHKEY comes from the coding sequence ATGAGCAAAACCCTCTTTGTTAACGTTAACCTATTTAATGGTAAGGATAACAAAGTAACGGCTGATTCATGGATGCTCGTGGATGAAGAAACGGGCAAATTCGTGGACATGGGGACTGGCCAGAAACATCCTAATGCCGATACGACCATGGATTTACATCAACAATACGTAATGCCTGGATTAGTTAATTGCCACACCCACGTTACGCTAGATTCAAACGCATTTGATGGGGCTCCCCAGGCTGATCAAACTGAAACTGCCGTTCGGGCGGTGGAAAATTTGAAGACCCTGTTAAAGTCTGGTGTTACATACGTTCGAGAATGCGGGAGCACGTACGGACTAGATACGACGCTCGCTAGGATGCAGCGTGAAGGCAAGTTGAAAAAGGTGCCAGAAGTAATGGCAGCTGGTCGGGCAATGACGATGACTGGTGGTCATGGGGACTATCCAGACGGTGGTAAAACGGTGGACTCCCCTGATGAAATGCGTAAGGCGGTGCGGGAAAACTTTAAAAATGGTGCCCAATCGACTAAGGTAATGGCTACCGGTGGAGTAATGTCGCCTGGTGATTACATGGATGAGCCCCAATTAACGGTCGAAGAATTAAGGGTCGCCGTTGAAGAAACCCATCACAAGCATGCGGTAGTTGCTGCCCATGCAGAAGGTAATCCCGGGATTATGAACGCCTTGTTAGCTGGAGTGGATTCAATTGAGCACGGCTTCTATGTCAATGATGAAGAAGTCGAAATGATGCTTAAACATCATACATACCTTACTCCAACAATCGTTTCAGCATGGTGTATCGCTGAATATGGTCAAAACACCCTCCCCAAATGGGAACTCGATAAATTGAACAACGCCTTATCCGATCTATATCATAACGTTCATAATGCTTATGCTAAGGGTGTTCACGTCACTTTAGGTACCGATGCTGGTACTCCTTACAATGATTTTGCCAAAACGCCAAAGGAATTTGAACTCCTGGTTGAAAAGGAGGGCTTCTCAAACTTCGATGCACTCAGTACTTCTAGGCACTCTGCAGAATTAATGCAATTAGATGATTATGGGACCCTCGAACCCGGTAAGTATGCCGATTTCTTGGTCTTAGATCATGATCCGCTAGCGGATGTTAAAGCCGTTCAACAACTAGATAAAAACGTGTATAAACACGGTCATAAAGAATATTAG
- a CDS encoding family 20 glycosylhydrolase, whose translation MKRWIKILIIPVILVLVLIFGIIWRLNQNGEERDHTKNYGIITGLNLDAARTYYKPQTIKKFINTVSDNHGRYLMLHLTDNENFGIENQFLGQTLKNAKYVDGEYISKKTNKPFLSKQQLTDLIAYGKKKHVSVYPEIEFPGHSKATIDLLKAKKYPHLKSMMSYSNEFDFGADGVTKLYKSIIAEYLPLLPKNSYFGTGGDEFSIDGHDDEVSIREFDNNINRYLRAHGKRMMVWNDSIMKSQVNKYDKDIVVNFWSQSSAVSDPANRRSLLKMNASLPEINRAGIKTFNDNQEFTYVVADKDSFTKSNFDSFKQELSGFNPGMWDDLDSTQQAPNGNNLGSFVSIWSDENNGYTGEQIQVKSKPWLEAYFKRVNEFN comes from the coding sequence ATGAAACGCTGGATTAAAATACTGATTATTCCGGTTATTTTGGTATTAGTTTTAATCTTTGGAATCATCTGGCGATTGAACCAAAATGGTGAAGAACGAGATCATACTAAAAATTATGGAATTATTACTGGATTGAACTTAGATGCTGCGCGAACTTACTACAAGCCACAAACAATTAAAAAGTTTATCAATACGGTAAGTGATAATCATGGTCGATACTTAATGTTGCATTTGACCGATAATGAAAATTTTGGAATTGAGAATCAATTTTTAGGACAAACCCTTAAAAATGCTAAATATGTTGATGGGGAATACATTAGTAAAAAGACGAATAAACCATTCTTGTCTAAACAACAGTTAACAGATTTAATTGCTTATGGTAAAAAGAAGCACGTATCGGTTTATCCTGAAATTGAATTCCCTGGTCATAGTAAGGCTACAATTGATTTATTAAAGGCGAAAAAGTATCCACACTTGAAGTCGATGATGTCTTATAGTAACGAATTTGATTTCGGTGCTGATGGAGTCACTAAACTATATAAGAGCATCATTGCTGAGTACTTACCATTACTACCTAAGAATAGTTACTTTGGTACTGGTGGGGATGAATTCTCAATTGACGGTCATGATGACGAGGTATCAATCAGGGAATTCGATAATAATATTAATCGCTACTTGAGAGCGCATGGAAAACGGATGATGGTCTGGAACGATAGTATTATGAAATCACAAGTTAATAAATATGATAAGGATATTGTTGTGAACTTCTGGAGTCAATCAAGTGCTGTGTCTGACCCGGCTAACCGTAGATCATTATTAAAGATGAACGCAAGTCTGCCTGAAATAAACCGTGCGGGAATTAAGACGTTCAATGATAATCAAGAATTTACCTATGTAGTTGCTGATAAGGATAGTTTTACCAAATCGAATTTTGATAGTTTTAAACAGGAGCTATCAGGATTTAATCCTGGAATGTGGGATGATTTGGATTCTACCCAACAAGCACCAAATGGGAATAATTTAGGAAGCTTTGTTTCAATTTGGTCAGATGAAAATAACGGGTATACTGGTGAACAAATTCAAGTGAAGTCTAAGCCATGGCTAGAAGCCTACTTTAAACGGGTTAATGAATTTAATTAA
- a CDS encoding threonine/serine ThrE exporter family protein translates to MRTNDDEIANFCCRLGLTLLESGAEINRVETTVEFIGHKAGLADLQCYAELGVIFVYYERGIKNQIMKIKGHDFNFQKVDEINNLSRQFVENKITYSYLQREYYRIRSKVIDFTLRKKIFAAGLVSVAPLLLFHTNWLNLFFSFFVGILGYLATMVMTGRTKTPYLNVAVGGFVIGLLAMTINLLVSGTNDDMIIFSSLMPIVPGIALTNSFREIMAKNILSGLILGMDATMVAISISGGVIIGKLVVKMLIGGI, encoded by the coding sequence ATGCGAACGAATGATGATGAGATTGCTAATTTTTGCTGTCGACTGGGATTAACCCTTTTAGAAAGTGGAGCTGAAATTAACCGGGTGGAAACCACCGTTGAATTTATTGGGCACAAAGCAGGATTAGCAGATTTACAATGTTATGCTGAATTAGGGGTTATTTTTGTTTATTATGAACGTGGAATTAAAAATCAAATTATGAAGATTAAGGGGCACGATTTTAATTTTCAGAAAGTAGATGAAATTAATAACCTATCTAGGCAGTTCGTCGAAAATAAGATTACATATTCATACTTGCAGCGTGAATACTATCGAATTAGAAGTAAGGTGATTGATTTTACCTTACGTAAAAAAATTTTTGCTGCTGGATTAGTTTCAGTAGCACCGTTATTATTGTTTCACACAAATTGGTTAAACCTCTTCTTTTCCTTTTTTGTGGGGATTTTAGGGTATTTAGCAACGATGGTCATGACAGGACGAACTAAAACTCCCTATCTGAATGTTGCAGTGGGTGGGTTTGTAATTGGACTATTAGCAATGACAATTAATCTATTAGTTAGTGGTACTAATGATGATATGATTATTTTTAGCTCATTAATGCCGATCGTTCCAGGAATTGCATTAACGAATTCGTTTCGAGAAATAATGGCTAAAAACATCTTGTCAGGATTGATTTTAGGAATGGATGCCACGATGGTAGCAATATCAATTAGTGGTGGGGTAATCATTGGTAAGTTAGTGGTTAAAATGTTGATTGGTGGGATATAA